Below is a window of Musa acuminata AAA Group cultivar baxijiao unplaced genomic scaffold, Cavendish_Baxijiao_AAA HiC_scaffold_1139, whole genome shotgun sequence DNA.
TATGCCCATCTCGTCAATTATTGAGTATCAACAGTGGAGAAAATACTACTAAGTCCTCACAAGAATTAGAAAAAGAAGTTCTCACAAGAAGTCTTCGCAAGATATCTTCAAGCACCCAGTACGTATCCAATTAATTAATAACTATGTGAAAGATCACACACTTAAAGTATTTGATACATAACGAGAATTATCAGATTCAGATGAGTATACTATCTGAAACATAAGATGATAACTAACAGAATATTAAGTGAAGTAAGAAAAGTCCTTTTAATTGTTTCTACACTAATGTTTCAGTAAAATGAACTTGCTTTCACCATTTCAACCAAAGGTCTGAAGCATGTTTTTCCACCAGTTGCATCAGAAGCACTTACTATTTTTAACATTTTCAACAATTAAAAGTTTCTTTCAACTTTCATAGTCTACCATAAAAACTATATGATCCAACACAATCTCTTCTTGCAATGGGAACcaatgttgattttgaatttacaAAATGAAGAAAGACGATAACAACAACAATAGAAGTAACAACAACGACCATGAAAATAGTAACAATACTGGAAGTTGTAATTTAAAATATCCTACTATCTAGTCTATTACAACCCTTTTAGCTATGATCTTTGACACACCAAGTTATTTATAAGTTTGGCGACTTGTGAAATTTCTGTAAATTTTGCAAGCTAGAAAATGCATAAACTTGCTGTCAAACTTAAAAATATTCACCATTTATTACCTTATAAATTGACCAAAACAAGAGTTTTCTCTGCTGTTGGACCCAAAAACATTAAGCATTATCTATGATGCAAAACGTCAAGATATCCATTCATTAATCTTTAATCCAGTCCAGTAATGGTTTACGACAGCTTACTAAAATTTTCTCACATCAGTCATAAACAGGTGCATCGAAGGCACTTTTTAGAAGGTAGTCAGATTCAAACTGATTCAGAAATATATTTGAAGGTCAAAAGGTTTGAGGGACTAGCTTGCCTCCTTTTACTCTTTCTTTAGCATTTTTTACTCTCTTACTAGATGTGGCTGGCAGTTTAAGAAGACCTGAATACAATCTCCTTGTGCTTTATATTATGAGATCTCAGACGTAGACAGATTGTCTGACTAAAATCTCTGGCCCAGGCAGATATTACTTTTCAATTTTCTTCAGACTTTCTTTCTTACCTTAATCTGTCCATAGCAATCCAAGATAGGAACTATTCTGAACTTGTCAAAACTTGTTTTATACCATCAATTATCCAACTTCtccacttttttttctctctttttcttactGCAGAGAAATGGAGCAATAAATAAAGTTGTAATATTACTTGCAAGATAATTTTTCCAATGATGAACATaaatttgctaatatcaaaaTTGGGAATAGAAAAAGCAGATTaagttatataatatattttccaAACTTTGAAGTACCATTTAAGTTTAGGTGATTGAAGATTATGCTTCTGATGAAAACCGCATCAGAAAGATGTAGATTTTATTTCATTCAAATGACcactaaatataaaataattaatagtgAGATAAGAATAGGGTTTTTGTATCCATCCATCCTCACCAACTTGAATCATTGATCTATCATCAATTAGAGGAAGTTAAAGGAAAAATATAGAAGGTACCCTTTGCTGTCTCAACCTCTGATTTTCTTCTTCAAGTCGGGAGACCTTGTTCTCCAGCTCATTCGTGTAAGCCTGTTCATAGAAAAACCAGATGTGTATAACTAAGATCCATGAATCAACACTAGCATCAACAAAGATAAAACATCCATAGTCTTGCCTGCTTCCTAGCTCGTGAACGGGCAGCTGACTCACGGTTCTTGATCATTCTCTTCTGCTTCCTCTCGACAGTCTTCTTCGTCGTGTCCTCCGAAGGCCCCCTCTTCCGCCTTGGTGTTTGTGGATCAAGTGGGGACAAACTGGCTCCTTCACCATCACGGTACCTCGAGTCCAACATGGTTCCAACGCCGACAGCCAGAGGTTGTGGCACCTGTTGACCCACAAAAGCTCCCATTCTGCTCTGCTGAGCTTGTTGCTGCTGATGCTGATGATACTGCTGCAACCACTGTGTCCTTGGATCAAGACCCACATTGCCAATCCGATTGCTCCTACTCTGATCAGATCCTTCCGTGACCACCCCAGCTTTTGACAAGAAGTCCTCAAGAGTCATTTCCCCTAGGGTCGGCTGCCTTCCATAATCCGCAACACCATCACTATTCTCCTTCTGCCCTGTTTGGATGTGCCTCCACACCTCGTCGACTGTCTTCTTGCTCAGGGCACGCGGCATGGTGATACTCCCCTCGCACCGGATGCCTGGACATCCTACGCCAGTGCCGCCGCCATCGTCAGGGCCTGCAGACTGATTATCCTCGCACGGGATCACACTCCTGAGGAGCTCATCAAGGTTCATGCTGTGCAAGGGCTCACCCAAGTGGCTCTGGACCTCATTGAGGGTGAGGCTGTAAAGGGACCCTTGCCTGGCCAAGCTCTGGATCGGTGACTGCTGCCCTCCACCAACGCCCTGAGTCGCCATTGTCATGCTCATTTACCAGTTCTTCCTGCTGAAACCTAGAATACCATCGGATCATCAGGCTCGGTGCCCCATCTTGCTGCTTTCTTTACGGCCCAGAGACACCAGCTACTTTCCTACCTCTTAGCCAGTCCGACAAAAAGAATTCACACAACCTTTCAAGTCTAAACTTCAAGCGAACACAAGAAAGGGGGGAAAGAAGGAAAAGGTCAAGCTTTACGATCCTCGAGGAGAAGGACTACCTTCCCTGCATAAAAGAAGCACAAACCACTGAAGACTGTAATGCAAGGCTTGAAGGAAACAGGAAACTTAGAAAGGATGAATGGTTTCATCTTTCCAACAGAGAGAAACAACTTCAATCAACACAGTCGAGCCCTTGCAGTGGCCACCGCTAAAAACCAGCGCAATCAATGTAGGAAATTACATCAGAAGATCTTAGAAATTGTCCAGGGAAAAGAAGATGAACCCTACCCGGTCaaacacaaaaaaagaaagaCGCAGAAATCAAGTCCCCAAATGGTGATGCCATCAAAGATTACGTTACAAGCATGTCCAACtagaacaaagaagaaaaaatctAACATGGATATCGCAGAGATTCCCCAGCCAAAGAGGCTATTTGGGTTTGAACTCGCTCGACCCAAAAGATCTGCAAAGGAATCAACACAAACATCTGACCAAGAACAAAGCGATCCTATGATACTTCCTGTTTCCTTACCTGTTGGGACCAGATCAGAATCTATCAGCTGCAGCATCCATCTCCATAAGGAAACAACAAACTCTCGGCAATTGGAAAGTCACCAGAGGGAATCCTAGGAGTGAGGACATGACGTGAGAAAGCCTCGGTTCTTGGCCTTCTTGTATCTGTCTGTGGTGACATATCATGCACTTGTGCTTTGTCGCCCAAACGAAGGTCCCATGATGGGTATACTACTCTAAAGGAGCAGGAATATTAAAAGCCAAACTTCCATCTCCTTTCTCTGGCGTTGCATAAACCTCTCATTACATAAGAATCAAACAAATGTTGtatgatttttctaaaaaattatctctggattttttttaaatactaTTTGGTTTTTTTCTCTAATATCTTAAATACACCTTATCCTCACTTATCATCCGTCGCTTTCGTCCGATCGTGACGTTCAATCGCTTTCGTCCCGTCttcttctcttttatttttttttctttacacttcgactcttcttctttttttcttttctcatctTCACACTTGGCCACTTAGATGCGATAGTAACTCATAGCGAGGTGAAAGTAACGAAACATTATAGGGGAAAATGAGGCCTTTGCGATGAGATATAGATGATCATATGGAAACGATAAAATAGAGGTAAGCACAGAGTCGATGAGACCTCGTAGTGAGATGAAGATAACAAGAtaagaattatttaaaatattagaagaaaaaagataataaataagaaaattaaacaaaattagatatttttagaaaaatcatattatatattttctaaGAATAAAGAAAAATTAGTTTTGGTACTAATCATGCCACAATCCATATTTGGTACATTATCTTTGGAAGGAAAAACAAATATATCATGGCATTGAAGGTGGTTCCCCATCATGATCATGAGATGAGATGTTTAGAGAAACAAATATAGCATAGCATCGAAGGAGGTTCCTCATCATGAGGTGTTTCTTTGAGACATCATTACTTCTTTCATGTCAAGAAACAAAAGTCCTTTAGCT
It encodes the following:
- the LOC135583650 gene encoding ABSCISIC ACID-INSENSITIVE 5-like protein 3 isoform X1, coding for MSMTMATQGVGGGQQSPIQSLARQGSLYSLTLNEVQSHLGEPLHSMNLDELLRSVIPCEDNQSAGPDDGGGTGVGCPGIRCEGSITMPRALSKKTVDEVWRHIQTGQKENSDGVADYGRQPTLGEMTLEDFLSKAGVVTEGSDQSRSNRIGNVGLDPRTQWLQQYHQHQQQQAQQSRMGAFVGQQVPQPLAVGVGTMLDSRYRDGEGASLSPLDPQTPRRKRGPSEDTTKKTVERKQKRMIKNRESAARSRARKQAYTNELENKVSRLEEENQRLRQQRELEAMIHYIPQPEPKHQLRRTSSAAF
- the LOC135583650 gene encoding ABSCISIC ACID-INSENSITIVE 5-like protein 3 isoform X2, with amino-acid sequence MSMTMATQGVGGGQQSPIQSLARQGSLYSLTLNEVQSHLGEPLHSMNLDELLRSVIPCEDNQSAGPDDGGGTGVGCPGIRCEGSITMPRALSKKTVDEVWRHIQTGQKENSDGVADYGRQPTLGEMTLEDFLSKAGVVTEGSDQSRSNRIGNVGLDPRTQWLQQYHQHQQQQAQQSRMGAFVGQQVPQPLAVGVGTMLDSRYRDGEGASLSPLDPQTPRRKRGPSEDTTKKTVERKQKRMIKNRESAARSRARKQAYTNELENKVSRLEEENQRSWKL